The Macrobrachium nipponense isolate FS-2020 chromosome 19, ASM1510439v2, whole genome shotgun sequence genome contains a region encoding:
- the LOC135219220 gene encoding proline-rich protein 2-like, producing MAQEAAAAQAGANNLYNPAGDYMGQPGPYDPFQPYNDYGYGWNDQFGYPNQFPAPGQQGWWPEPEFMPGQGPPYRGPPRNQPPRQQNPGQPPTGPQPPRRPPQPPPGAWTGRNQAPPPPPPGARPARNPAPPPPRPRPAQNAAPPPPGARPTRNPGQPPPRVRTMQSQGRPPPRVQTMQSQGWPPPRVQTMQSQGWPPPRVQTMQSQGWPPSGVQNYYWRRQCTALGQQLNGQRFFPGEATVGGTVASFGKYYWLN from the coding sequence ATGGCACAAGAGGCTGCAGCAGCACAGGCTGGAGCAAATAACCTATACAATCCCGCTGGAGATTATATGGGTCAACCGGGGCCGTATGACCCATTTCAACCATATAACGATTACGGATATGGATGGAACGATCAATTTGGATATCCGAATCAATTTCCTGCACCAGGACAACAAGGATGGTGGCCAGAACCCGAGTTCATGCCAGGTCAGGGACCTCCATATAGAGGGCCACCTCGGAATCAACCTCCAAGACAGCAAAACCCAGGGCAGCCTCCAACTGGACCACAACCTCCTCGAAGGCCACCACAGCCTCCACCTGGGGCGTGGACTGGAAGAAACCAAGCACCACCTCCGCCTCCGCCTGGGGCGCGCCCAGCGCGAAATCCAGCACCGCCTCCACCTAGGCCGCGCCCAGCACAAAACGCAGCACCGCCTCCGCCTGGGGCGCGGCCAACGCGAAATCCAGGGCAGCCTCCACCTAGGGTGCGGACCATGCAGAGCCAAGGAAGGCCTCCACCTAGGGTGCAGACCATGCAGAGCCAAGGATGGCCTCCACCTAGGGTGCAGACCATGCAGAGCCAAGGATGGCCTCCACCTAGGGTGCAGACCATGCAGAGCCAAGGATGGCCTCCATCTGGGGTGCAAAATTACTACTGGAGAAGACAGTGCACAGCCCTTGGGCAACAGTTGAATGGCCAAAGGTTTTTCCCTGgggaagcaactgttggtgggacaGTTGCCTCTTTTGGGAAATACTACTGGCTGAACTGA